From the Lepus europaeus isolate LE1 chromosome 14, mLepTim1.pri, whole genome shotgun sequence genome, the window AAATGGCCTAGACGCTGCATGGTCTGGATAATCCCCACTCAAGCACATTTCTGACCTCAATTGCTAATTCTCATTCTGCCCCAAACATGCAGGCTTCCTTGTTCCTCCAAGGTGTGCTAAATACAGTCCTCTCTGTACATGTATGCTGTGCCTGCAATACGCAGTACAGTCCTTACTGCCTTCTGTTTCTTTGTGGAACTTATCAGCATCTGATACCCTTTGTATGTACTCATTTGATTATTGTCTGCCCAACTAACACCACCAGAATGTAAGCTTTATGAGGGCAGGGACTCAGCACCAAAGATGAAATGAATACTCTAGAAAGAAATATAGTTAGTCCCTTATTCATtccttcagaaaatatttattgagaatttcCTATAGTCTAGGCACTATGCTGAAAATACAGTGGACCTTAAACATATAGAACTTGTGAAATGGTTGCACAAGtctaaaagatatatatatatatatagatagatagatagatagatactaaAGAGTGGGCAGGCTAGACAGTCTCATAGACAGCAAGTCCAGATTAGAAGTCTCAAAAGAAAATCAGTGTTTTGCAGGCATAGCACATCACCCTTCAGCTGTTGCCCAATGCacaggatgaagaattgactggCTAGCCCATCTATCCCCTGGGAATGTGGAAAGAGGATTCATTAAAACCCCAGTCACACTTTATTGATCTTTTGAACAGAGGTGTGAGGTGTAAACACCCTCACGGAGAGCAACTCCTTCAGCTTCCACTCTGTGCCAGTCACAGGTGCCCAGGACAGCCTGCAGTGTGACTCAGGACTGCTATCCTCCTGTGAGGCCTTGGTATGGACCGTGCAGTCACAAAGACAAAAGCAGCCCTTGCAGAATGTGATCACATTCGCAATCTATACTTGACTTGTACTATATTTTCATTGATACTGGGGCAAAGGCCTAGCGGAAAATGTGTGTTCTAAATATAGCACCTACTGCCCTAtacctgaagtaggcaggcatataggttaaaatcgattaggtttgtgagctggaagaccacaccttcgccatgcccctgtgtgacctcataccctacctgataccttcgccacgcccctgtgtgatttcatgcccctacctggccacaccagggtgcccaccagccaatcagttaattaaccattcccctttggaagtgggttaaaagcttgGGACACAGTGCCCtgcccttctcttcttctctggcctcttgccaggagggggcttgttgtagccctgcgcctccaggcttcctggcctagatgcttctccacgtggctggttcctgccGCTcgatatgaacccagatttacctctctcaataaagctctcactctcctatgcatctttttcactaaataaaggcttaaaatgtaccatcctgccttgtttatctgtgccagtatttagaattcactaaatattaggcaagaaccctctcaggcttattaatagtGGGgctttattaataagcatatggtgaaatcgtatggcaccccaaattccggtagcatatgtggcatctcagatggtgcttctggggaactctaagggaccacatttttgtataaattttagggggtcttgtccgatttcataCCTGCTAGATTTAGGTTGATGCACAGCCCAGGTAGTCACTGCCGGTGAAGGGCTTCCACAGGCCATGAGAACAGGACAGATCTACCGCCACTCAGACCGGGGCAGAAAGGAGAAAGCTGCCGGTCTTGGTGTCCAGTCAGGGGCTCAACCTCCATGCCACTCTAATGCCAGTTCCTTGCTTCTCCTGAAACTTTCAGAGGTGCCAGGCTTCCTTCGCCTGGCCACTGCGACACATTCTCTCATAAGTTCTTGAACAGTTCGCATCCTGCAGCTGTCCGGGAGGGTGGGTCATTTCCCCCTCCAATCACTACCACAGTTTTCTTCCTCAGCTGTCCTGTTTGTCAGGCCATTTGGCGGGTGCTGTATCCCAAGCTTTTCAATGTcgtgttttcttttgtttccgcATAAGTGTGTGAGGCGGGGTGGGCCTTGCACACCCGAGGTGGGTTAGTTCAGCCCCCTGAGAAAGAAACCTAGGGTGGCAGGGCCTCATCCGACCCTCTCCCAAGCTCATGAATACTCTGCATGGGTGAAAGGACACGACGCTTTCGAGCTGAGGGGCACGCGGTGACGCGCCCCTGAGGGCGTCTTCTCCCTGCGGTCCTGTCTTCCGGGTTCGGTCCTCCGCCAGTCCACGCGCGCCGACGCACGGTAAGGCAGGGGCGCAGGGGACGCGCAGAGCGGGCAGCCTGCGAGCGCGCGCGCCTGGGGGCGTGGCTGCGGGCTGCGCTGAGCggaaggggcggggggagggcggCGCCGGCGCGCGGCGCGGACGCCGCTTCCAGTGCGGTGGCCGGAGCAAGCGGCCGGGCGAAGTCCCACCCGGTGCGGAGCGCGCCGCCCGCCGAGCGAGCCGGCGCCGGGCCATGTACTCGGGGAACCGCAGCGGCGAACAGGGCTACTgggcgggcggcggggccgcgggcgctgaggggccggcgccggccGGTGCGCTGAGCCCCGCGCCGCTCTTCAGTCCGAGCGCCTACGAGCGCCTGGCGCTGCTGCTCGGCTCCATCGGGCTGCTGGGCGTCGGCAGCAACCTGCTGGTGCTGGTCCTCTACTACAGGTTCCAGCGGCTCCGCACGCCCACGCATCTCTTCCTGGTCAACATCAGCCTCAGCGACCTGCTGGGGTCCGTCTTCGGAGTCGCCTTCACCTTCGTGTCCTGCCTCAGGAACGGCTGGGTGTGGGACACCGTGGGCTGCGCGTGGGACGGGTTGAGCAGCAGCCTCTGCGGTGAGTTGCTGCTTCCCGCTCCTCGCCTTGCCCCGCCGCCGGGTTCCGC encodes:
- the OPN3 gene encoding opsin-3 isoform X2, producing MYSGNRSGEQGYWAGGGAAGAEGPAPAGALSPAPLFSPSAYERLALLLGSIGLLGVGSNLLVLVLYYRFQRLRTPTHLFLVNISLSDLLGSVFGVAFTFVSCLRNGWVWDTVGCAWDGLSSSLCGIVSITTLTVLAYERYIRVVHARVINFSWAWRAITYIWLYSLAWAGAPLLGWNSFVVWKIFRQFK
- the OPN3 gene encoding opsin-3 isoform X3, giving the protein MYSGNRSGEQGYWAGGGAAGAEGPAPAGALSPAPLFSPSAYERLALLLGSIGLLGVGSNLLVLVLYYRFQRLRTPTHLFLVNISLSDLLGSVFGVAFTFVSCLRNGWVWDTVGCAWDGLSSSLCEKSSSHKCICDAF